Proteins encoded within one genomic window of Gracilimonas sp.:
- a CDS encoding histidine kinase produces the protein MLNILKKYHLTPVRISWHVLFWTAFVGAHTLFYGYADGSYAEEFAFVIRYLPFKMLITYFTLYITIPNFLLTKKYIKAFFVFVISIAVGTLVQQTSEYFILAPILNPNWTETHYLFYPSKIFRTFLGMYPVVIIAAFIKLAKHWYEKDRQTQELKQQKLEAELNFLKSQIHPHFLFNTLNNLYALTLKKSDDAPEVVMKLSELLSFMLYEGSATAISLEKELKLIENYIELEKIRYDERLDIQFKRQGEFKSKQIPPMLLMPFVENAFKHGASNEIEETEIHIEIKVQENTLDFSVENSKVENEPSERYGYQKGVGLINVRRRLELLYNGYYTLDIHENETHYHISLNLKLDKLRQE, from the coding sequence ATGCTGAACATTCTAAAGAAATATCATCTTACCCCGGTGCGGATCTCCTGGCACGTTCTGTTTTGGACTGCGTTTGTTGGAGCTCACACGCTTTTCTATGGGTATGCTGATGGCTCCTACGCCGAAGAGTTTGCTTTTGTAATCAGATACCTTCCGTTTAAGATGCTGATCACGTATTTCACATTATATATTACCATTCCGAATTTTTTGCTTACCAAAAAGTATATAAAGGCATTTTTCGTTTTTGTTATCTCAATTGCCGTGGGTACTCTCGTTCAGCAAACAAGTGAATATTTTATACTCGCCCCAATTCTTAATCCAAACTGGACAGAAACTCATTATCTATTCTACCCCTCCAAAATATTCCGGACGTTTTTGGGAATGTATCCGGTTGTCATTATCGCAGCATTCATCAAACTGGCAAAGCATTGGTACGAAAAAGATCGCCAGACTCAAGAACTCAAACAGCAAAAGCTGGAAGCTGAACTCAACTTTTTGAAATCCCAAATTCATCCCCATTTTCTATTTAACACGCTGAACAATCTGTATGCACTAACACTCAAAAAATCGGACGATGCTCCGGAAGTGGTGATGAAGCTTTCGGAACTACTGAGCTTTATGTTGTATGAAGGCAGTGCAACCGCCATCTCCCTGGAAAAAGAACTCAAACTAATTGAAAACTACATTGAGCTTGAGAAGATCCGATATGATGAAAGGCTGGATATTCAGTTCAAAAGACAGGGCGAATTTAAATCCAAACAAATTCCGCCTATGCTACTGATGCCTTTTGTGGAAAATGCATTCAAACATGGAGCCAGTAACGAAATAGAGGAAACCGAAATCCATATTGAAATAAAAGTACAGGAAAATACGCTCGACTTTAGTGTTGAGAATTCAAAAGTCGAAAATGAACCTTCAGAAAGGTATGGCTATCAAAAGGGAGTGGGACTGATAAATGTAAGGCGCAGGCTGGAATTACTCTACAATGGATATTACACTTTAGATATTCACGAAAATGAAACGCACTACCATATTTCCCTTAACCTGAAACTCGACAAACTTCGACAAGAGTAA
- a CDS encoding DUF481 domain-containing protein, whose amino-acid sequence MRVFIPSVLIVFLLVSAPVHAQLLNVESVRANANTAGWHGELEFDLSLNQYNEQVFEFSNESNLSYFTESHAYMLLNKLKFVNLDGTSLISSGYIHLRSTLLQNERLSPEIFLQYQYNNNLGLNNRALGGAGVKYRFYSTDNWQASISTGLMYEFEEWQLADQPAIKNEFLKTTSNLRLNGKISGDATFLLVGYYQARPDQFFEARSILESKLKMDLSKRIAISISFVASYDAKPIIDIPHWTYELSNGLVVKF is encoded by the coding sequence ATGCGTGTATTTATTCCATCCGTTCTAATCGTATTTCTTCTTGTTTCTGCACCTGTTCATGCCCAGCTTTTGAATGTGGAAAGCGTTCGTGCCAATGCCAACACAGCCGGGTGGCATGGAGAACTGGAATTTGACCTTTCTTTGAACCAATATAATGAGCAGGTTTTTGAATTCTCCAATGAATCCAACCTTTCCTACTTCACGGAAAGCCATGCCTACATGCTGCTCAATAAACTAAAGTTTGTGAATCTGGATGGAACATCACTTATCAGCAGTGGATATATCCATCTTCGCTCAACCTTGCTGCAAAATGAAAGGCTCTCCCCGGAAATCTTTCTACAATATCAATACAATAATAATCTCGGATTGAATAACCGTGCACTCGGAGGAGCAGGGGTCAAGTATCGCTTTTACAGCACGGATAACTGGCAGGCGAGTATTTCCACAGGCCTCATGTATGAATTTGAAGAATGGCAACTTGCAGATCAGCCTGCCATCAAAAATGAGTTTTTGAAAACTACGAGTAATCTTCGCTTAAACGGTAAGATCAGCGGCGATGCTACCTTCCTGCTGGTGGGATATTACCAAGCCAGACCCGACCAATTTTTTGAAGCCCGCTCCATCCTTGAATCAAAATTAAAGATGGACCTAAGTAAACGAATAGCAATATCCATCAGCTTTGTGGCATCCTACGATGCAAAACCTATCATCGATATCCCTCACTGGACCTATGAGCTGAGCAATGGATTGGTAGTGAAATTTTAA
- a CDS encoding sodium/sugar symporter, with translation MTGIDIAVFTAYCLLIVGIGLWVSREKEGHQKNAEDYFLAGKSLPWWAIGASLIAANISAEQIIGMSGSGFAVGLAIASYEWMAAITLIIVGKYLLPIFIEKKLYTIPEFIEHRFNTTLKTILAIFWIGLFVFVNLTTVIFLGAKALDTIMGTGDGSLLIYALVGLALIAAAYSLYGGLSAVAWTDVLQVSLLVLGGFVTTFIALHNITPEGGIFNGFAHLYDVAGEKFHMILDRSNPEYANLPGIAVLIGGMWVANLYYWGFNQYIIQRTLAAKSLKEAQKGIIFAAFLKLLIPLIVVIPGIIVYVLYMQPEGTAQIPGIFDVFTKADGSVNYDNAYPWLIKVFLSPGFKGLVVAALAAAIVSSLASMLNSVATIFTMDIYRPYINKNATDKQTVNMGRITAAVALVTCVLVAPQLQNVPQVFQYIQEYTGLVSPGILAVFMMGLFWKKTTTQGAIYGVLSSIVIALLLKVPSLELPFLDQMYYTLILTIVIIAGVSLTTNPADEDPKAIHTTASMFKTGPAFNIGAYAILIITALLYAIFW, from the coding sequence ATGACTGGAATAGATATTGCAGTATTCACAGCTTATTGCCTATTGATCGTTGGAATCGGACTTTGGGTTTCCCGGGAAAAAGAAGGACATCAGAAAAATGCTGAAGATTATTTTTTAGCGGGTAAATCACTTCCTTGGTGGGCTATCGGCGCATCACTTATTGCTGCCAACATTTCAGCCGAACAAATTATCGGAATGTCGGGATCCGGATTTGCGGTTGGCCTGGCTATAGCCTCTTATGAGTGGATGGCAGCCATCACCCTCATTATAGTGGGTAAATACCTGCTTCCGATTTTTATAGAAAAGAAACTTTATACTATTCCTGAGTTCATTGAGCACCGTTTCAATACCACATTGAAAACCATTCTCGCCATATTCTGGATTGGTTTATTCGTATTTGTAAACCTCACCACGGTCATCTTTTTAGGAGCCAAAGCACTGGATACTATCATGGGAACCGGAGATGGCAGTTTGTTGATTTATGCTCTTGTCGGACTGGCTCTCATTGCCGCAGCTTATTCATTGTACGGGGGGCTTTCAGCTGTTGCCTGGACCGATGTACTGCAGGTTAGTTTACTTGTTCTTGGTGGGTTTGTAACCACATTTATAGCTCTTCATAATATCACTCCGGAAGGAGGTATCTTTAATGGGTTTGCTCATTTATATGATGTGGCCGGAGAGAAATTTCATATGATCCTGGACCGCTCCAATCCTGAATATGCCAACCTTCCCGGCATAGCCGTTTTAATAGGGGGCATGTGGGTGGCCAACCTCTATTATTGGGGCTTTAACCAATACATCATCCAACGCACACTGGCTGCTAAATCATTAAAAGAAGCTCAGAAAGGAATCATTTTTGCTGCTTTTCTGAAGCTGTTAATTCCGCTGATTGTAGTTATTCCAGGCATCATTGTTTATGTGTTGTACATGCAACCTGAGGGTACTGCCCAAATTCCCGGTATTTTCGATGTCTTTACCAAAGCCGATGGAAGCGTAAACTATGACAATGCGTATCCATGGCTTATAAAAGTGTTTTTATCGCCCGGCTTTAAAGGCTTGGTTGTTGCTGCCCTGGCTGCTGCTATTGTTTCATCATTGGCTTCTATGTTGAACTCCGTTGCCACCATTTTTACCATGGATATTTACCGGCCTTATATCAACAAAAATGCCACCGACAAACAAACGGTTAACATGGGTCGGATAACGGCTGCTGTTGCACTGGTTACCTGTGTTCTTGTAGCTCCACAACTTCAAAACGTACCCCAGGTTTTTCAGTATATTCAGGAATATACCGGTCTGGTAAGCCCGGGAATCCTCGCCGTATTTATGATGGGATTATTCTGGAAGAAAACCACAACACAGGGAGCTATTTATGGCGTACTTTCTTCTATCGTAATTGCTCTCTTGTTGAAAGTCCCCTCACTTGAACTTCCGTTCCTTGATCAAATGTACTACACACTAATTCTCACAATCGTAATTATTGCCGGAGTAAGTTTAACAACCAACCCCGCAGATGAGGATCCCAAGGCCATTCATACCACGGCAAGCATGTTCAAAACCGGCCCGGCCTTTAACATAGGCGCTTATGCCATTTTGATTATTACCGCCCTGCTTTATGCCATTTTTTGGTAA
- a CDS encoding TonB-dependent receptor — protein MFNLFFSKSFLATFLFTIPLFFTTEIQAQTISGTVFDAQSKQPLAGAAIRQIGTSRGVVTQDDGSFEIRLSENGDRALLITYLGYKDQEVNVTNTNRSYEVFMYPETYITDDVFVNATRADETSPITYSNVEREEIERRNLGQDVPFLLKSTPSVTTTSDAGAGIGYTGIRIRGVDPARINVTINGIPVNDAESHAVFWVNLPDLSSSTENIQIQRGVGTSTNGAAAFGGTINLQTSSSRMEPFGEVNTGIGSFNTQKYNVKLGSGLMENGWQFEGRLSKIDSDGFIDRASSDLDSYFLSAARHGNRSLLRADVFSGRERTYQAWYGIEESVLENDRTFNEAGTEKQGEPYEDQVDNYQQNYYQLHYSYRLTDQWNANISAFYTKGFGYYEEYKADENLADYSIDPQNPGDPAESDLIRRRWLDNDFYGTIFSTRFTPNETWNLTLGGGYNYYDGAHFGEVIWARYAGDSESEDRYYDNDGVKKDYNLYGKLQYQLTENLNSYVDLQIRGVNYEFLGNGFVRSAGSSVRDSLVTLQQTDNLMFFNPKFGFVYNLPQRQRLYASFAVGNKEPTRDEYVDSSPESRPDPERLYNVEAGYRGDFNRYYVGANVYGMFYRDQLVPTGAINDVGEIVRENVPESYRIGLELQSGVSLSQHLSLSANATFSQNKITEYTQFTDQYDANFNYLGQQATVYENTDIAFSPSVIANGIIGYQAGGLNAELISKYVSRQYLDNTQTESRSIDPYFVNDLRISYSLNEVPLLEGITATLQINNIFDHEYETNGYTFGWLQGGNPVHYNYYYPQAGTNFLFQVKWSF, from the coding sequence ATGTTTAATCTATTCTTTTCGAAGTCGTTTTTAGCGACCTTTTTGTTCACTATACCGCTTTTCTTTACTACTGAAATTCAGGCACAGACCATCTCTGGTACTGTGTTTGATGCACAATCCAAACAACCACTGGCCGGGGCTGCCATACGGCAAATAGGGACTTCCCGTGGCGTGGTAACCCAGGATGACGGCTCATTCGAAATCCGTCTTTCTGAAAACGGAGACCGGGCCTTACTCATTACATACCTCGGATATAAAGATCAGGAGGTCAATGTTACCAACACCAACCGGTCTTACGAGGTTTTCATGTACCCTGAAACCTATATCACCGATGATGTTTTCGTAAATGCCACCCGTGCTGATGAAACGTCTCCCATCACCTACAGTAATGTGGAGCGAGAAGAAATCGAACGGCGTAACCTGGGACAGGATGTTCCTTTTCTGTTGAAAAGCACTCCCTCAGTTACCACTACCTCTGATGCCGGAGCAGGGATCGGCTATACAGGCATTCGCATTCGCGGCGTAGACCCGGCCCGAATTAACGTAACCATTAATGGTATTCCGGTAAATGATGCCGAATCACATGCCGTATTTTGGGTGAACCTGCCGGACCTTTCTTCATCCACGGAGAACATTCAGATTCAGCGTGGAGTAGGAACGTCCACCAACGGGGCCGCTGCTTTTGGGGGTACTATCAACCTTCAAACAAGTTCATCAAGGATGGAGCCGTTTGGAGAAGTAAACACCGGTATCGGTTCGTTCAACACACAAAAATATAATGTAAAGTTAGGTTCAGGCCTGATGGAAAACGGGTGGCAATTCGAAGGCCGTTTGTCCAAAATCGATTCTGACGGATTCATCGACCGAGCCAGCTCGGATCTGGATTCCTATTTTCTCTCGGCAGCCCGGCATGGCAATCGCAGTTTGTTAAGGGCTGATGTTTTCTCTGGAAGGGAACGAACTTATCAAGCCTGGTACGGAATTGAGGAAAGCGTACTCGAAAATGACCGGACCTTTAATGAGGCCGGAACCGAAAAGCAAGGCGAGCCGTATGAAGATCAAGTCGATAACTATCAACAGAATTATTATCAGCTGCATTATTCTTACCGGCTCACCGATCAATGGAATGCCAATATCTCTGCTTTCTATACCAAAGGATTCGGTTATTATGAGGAATATAAAGCCGATGAAAACCTGGCCGATTATAGCATCGACCCACAGAATCCCGGGGATCCCGCGGAATCCGATCTCATCCGCCGCCGCTGGCTCGATAATGATTTTTATGGCACCATCTTCTCAACCAGATTCACTCCGAACGAAACCTGGAATTTAACGCTAGGCGGTGGATACAATTACTATGACGGCGCCCATTTTGGAGAAGTAATCTGGGCTCGTTATGCCGGCGACAGTGAATCTGAAGATCGCTATTATGATAATGATGGTGTCAAAAAAGATTATAACCTGTACGGTAAACTTCAGTATCAACTCACTGAAAACCTGAATTCCTATGTGGACCTGCAGATACGCGGAGTCAATTATGAGTTTTTGGGGAACGGATTCGTCCGAAGCGCCGGAAGTTCTGTGAGGGATAGCCTTGTAACCCTTCAACAAACCGATAATCTTATGTTCTTCAATCCAAAATTCGGATTCGTATATAACCTCCCGCAACGTCAGCGTTTGTATGCTTCTTTTGCCGTCGGAAATAAGGAACCTACCCGTGATGAGTATGTGGATTCATCCCCAGAAAGCCGTCCTGATCCTGAACGACTCTATAATGTAGAAGCCGGCTACCGCGGTGATTTTAACCGTTACTATGTTGGCGCAAATGTGTACGGCATGTTCTATCGTGATCAGCTGGTACCTACCGGGGCGATCAATGATGTGGGTGAGATCGTTCGGGAAAATGTACCTGAAAGTTACCGGATTGGGTTGGAGCTTCAGTCCGGGGTGAGTCTTTCTCAGCACTTGAGCCTCTCTGCCAACGCTACTTTTAGTCAAAATAAGATCACCGAATACACACAATTCACTGATCAATATGATGCGAATTTTAACTATCTCGGGCAGCAGGCTACTGTTTATGAAAATACCGACATTGCCTTTTCACCATCGGTAATTGCCAATGGGATCATTGGATATCAGGCTGGCGGTTTGAATGCAGAGCTGATTAGCAAATATGTATCGCGGCAGTATTTGGATAACACCCAAACTGAGAGCCGCTCTATAGATCCGTATTTTGTGAATGATCTTCGTATCAGTTATTCTTTGAATGAAGTGCCTTTATTGGAAGGGATTACGGCTACACTTCAAATCAATAATATTTTTGATCACGAATACGAAACCAATGGTTACACCTTCGGATGGCTGCAGGGGGGGAACCCGGTTCACTACAACTATTATTACCCGCAAGCCGGAACTAACTTCCTGTTTCAGGTTAAGTGGTCATTTTGA
- a CDS encoding lysophospholipid acyltransferase family protein — protein MIPFTIFSQASLPVYSDSKFNLRMATTLTPIEYIRSILAILVFFLMFAICTPVIALLLLFTFGKATNFIIENFGPLIAYPVLWTLGIKFNVIQHGEPIAPPVIYTINHSSTLDLVTMIALGLPHIRFVAKWELQYNPLFFIVGRLTGQVFIQRQKTEKAVRKIRNTYDRLKRDKLSIMVAPEGSRKHPGVIGPFKKGAFHMAIDLGFPIVPIYFDGNQELSLGSSLLSKSGTINAHIHPPIDTSNWQKETIDEHITEVRSKYLKWAGIEE, from the coding sequence ATGATTCCATTTACCATTTTTAGTCAAGCTTCGCTTCCGGTATATTCGGATTCAAAATTCAATCTGCGTATGGCAACTACTCTGACTCCAATTGAATACATTCGAAGCATATTGGCCATCTTGGTGTTCTTCCTGATGTTTGCCATCTGTACCCCTGTAATAGCTTTATTGTTATTGTTTACTTTTGGGAAAGCTACCAATTTCATTATTGAAAATTTCGGGCCACTGATAGCCTATCCTGTTTTATGGACTCTGGGCATTAAATTCAATGTAATCCAACACGGCGAGCCCATTGCACCACCCGTCATTTATACCATCAATCACAGTTCCACTTTAGATTTGGTAACAATGATAGCATTGGGATTACCACATATTCGGTTTGTGGCCAAGTGGGAACTACAATATAACCCCCTCTTTTTTATTGTAGGCAGACTTACCGGGCAAGTTTTTATTCAGCGCCAAAAAACTGAGAAAGCGGTCCGTAAAATTCGAAATACTTACGACCGATTGAAACGGGATAAGCTTTCCATTATGGTAGCTCCCGAAGGCTCCCGAAAACATCCCGGTGTTATCGGGCCGTTTAAAAAAGGAGCATTTCATATGGCCATCGATCTGGGTTTCCCTATCGTCCCTATTTATTTTGACGGGAATCAGGAACTGAGTTTAGGCAGCTCACTTCTTAGTAAAAGTGGAACCATCAATGCCCATATTCATCCACCTATTGACACTTCAAATTGGCAAAAAGAAACCATTGATGAGCACATCACCGAAGTAAGATCAAAATATTTGAAATGGGCCGGAATCGAAGAGTAA
- a CDS encoding YpdA family putative bacillithiol disulfide reductase has protein sequence MVIIIGAGPIGLATGIALQEKNIPFKIIERGCLVNSIYNYPTNMTFFSTSDKLEIGNIPFISHGSKPTRAEALEYYRRVAEHYKLPVHLYERVESMEGEDGNFTVKTDKDTYKADKVIVASGFYGKPNMMGVPGEDLPKVKHYYDEPHPYAWQKVLVIGGGNSGVDVALECWRGGAEVTMMLKYDTIKPTVKYWVKPDIENRIKNGEIPAYFNSEVKEIREKEVVLNTPDGEVILENDFVLAMTGYHPNYELMENLGIELTEDEKCMPVYDEDSLETKQKGLYVAGVVCGGKDTSSLFIENSRIHALQIANHIEKSLK, from the coding sequence ATGGTTATCATTATTGGTGCAGGGCCCATTGGACTTGCAACCGGAATTGCCCTTCAAGAGAAAAACATCCCATTTAAAATTATCGAACGCGGTTGTTTGGTGAACTCGATCTACAACTATCCTACCAATATGACCTTTTTCTCTACCTCCGATAAACTCGAGATCGGAAATATTCCGTTTATCTCTCATGGCTCTAAGCCGACCCGAGCTGAGGCTCTTGAATATTACCGTCGGGTCGCCGAGCACTACAAGCTGCCGGTGCATCTCTATGAGAGGGTGGAATCTATGGAAGGAGAGGATGGTAATTTCACCGTAAAAACAGATAAGGATACCTATAAAGCCGATAAAGTGATCGTAGCGTCCGGCTTTTATGGAAAACCAAATATGATGGGTGTTCCCGGCGAGGACCTCCCAAAAGTGAAACACTATTATGATGAGCCTCACCCGTATGCATGGCAGAAAGTGCTGGTAATAGGCGGGGGAAATTCCGGGGTGGATGTAGCTCTCGAGTGTTGGCGCGGCGGAGCTGAGGTTACAATGATGCTGAAGTATGATACGATTAAACCCACTGTGAAATATTGGGTAAAGCCGGATATCGAAAATCGAATTAAGAATGGAGAAATACCTGCTTATTTTAATTCAGAAGTGAAGGAAATTCGAGAGAAAGAAGTGGTACTGAATACCCCTGATGGCGAAGTCATTCTTGAAAATGATTTTGTGCTGGCCATGACGGGTTATCATCCCAATTATGAGCTGATGGAGAACCTTGGAATTGAGCTTACCGAAGATGAAAAATGTATGCCGGTATATGACGAAGACAGCCTGGAAACCAAGCAGAAAGGGCTATATGTAGCCGGTGTTGTTTGTGGCGGAAAGGATACCAGCAGCCTGTTCATCGAAAACTCCAGGATCCATGCCCTGCAGATTGCTAACCATATTGAGAAGAGTCTGAAATAA
- a CDS encoding LytTR family DNA-binding domain-containing protein, giving the protein MKLSCFIIDDEPLAIEILESYISKLDSIEIAGTFGNAIKAFEALKKAEVDVLFLDIQMPKLTGVEFLRSLKNPPLVIFTTAYRDYAVDGFELNAVDYLLKPISFERFLNAVNKVQDLKIRPPDQKQGSPDEKGYFFVNSGKEKVKIRLADVLCLESKGDYVLIKTLDKEVQTHATLTSMEKKLAGENFIRVHRSFMVNINKIERWSQTDICMEGQIIPIGRSYKQQTIQCFNKKFDAL; this is encoded by the coding sequence ATGAAATTATCCTGTTTTATCATTGATGATGAACCGCTCGCAATAGAGATACTGGAGTCTTACATCTCCAAACTTGATTCCATAGAAATAGCCGGTACCTTCGGGAATGCCATCAAAGCATTTGAGGCTTTGAAAAAGGCAGAGGTTGATGTTTTATTCCTTGACATACAGATGCCTAAGCTAACGGGCGTTGAGTTCCTGAGGTCACTGAAAAATCCACCGCTTGTGATCTTTACCACAGCGTATCGCGATTATGCCGTAGATGGCTTTGAACTAAACGCAGTAGATTATTTACTAAAGCCCATTTCTTTTGAGCGATTTTTAAATGCCGTAAATAAAGTACAGGATCTAAAGATAAGGCCGCCAGATCAAAAGCAAGGTTCACCGGATGAAAAAGGATATTTCTTTGTGAATTCAGGAAAAGAGAAGGTTAAGATCCGGCTTGCAGATGTTCTATGCTTGGAAAGTAAAGGAGACTATGTGTTAATCAAAACCTTGGATAAAGAAGTGCAAACCCATGCTACGCTAACTTCCATGGAGAAAAAACTGGCTGGAGAAAATTTCATTCGTGTGCACCGATCCTTCATGGTAAACATCAACAAAATTGAACGCTGGTCTCAAACAGATATATGTATGGAAGGACAAATCATTCCCATTGGCCGATCTTACAAACAGCAGACCATACAGTGTTTTAACAAAAAATTTGATGCATTGTAG
- a CDS encoding DoxX family protein, giving the protein MKFPDAHLTFLEKYKEAGLLFFRVGVGIDFLLLHGWNKLAGGPERWARLGTAMPGFDMEGIYLFWGLMAALTETLGAVLFAFGLLYRPVSALLGITMIVAVIAHVSEGDPWGASSHALKMAVVFFGLMMAGPGKYSLDHKLWKH; this is encoded by the coding sequence ATGAAATTTCCTGATGCGCACTTAACCTTTCTTGAGAAATACAAAGAAGCCGGACTGTTGTTTTTCAGAGTTGGTGTTGGAATTGATTTCCTGCTTTTGCACGGTTGGAATAAGCTCGCAGGCGGTCCTGAACGCTGGGCCCGGCTCGGAACTGCCATGCCGGGTTTCGACATGGAGGGTATTTACCTGTTCTGGGGATTGATGGCTGCTTTAACGGAAACGCTCGGCGCCGTACTTTTTGCCTTTGGACTTTTATATCGGCCGGTTTCAGCCTTACTTGGAATTACTATGATTGTAGCGGTAATTGCCCATGTCAGCGAAGGCGATCCCTGGGGTGCTTCCTCTCATGCCCTTAAAATGGCGGTTGTATTTTTTGGGTTGATGATGGCCGGTCCCGGTAAATACAGCCTTGATCATAAGCTTTGGAAACACTAA
- a CDS encoding alpha/beta fold hydrolase gives MQQNKNIQSEILLEPFESVWWAWNAHVHTIVASQFSKVVKPDHKRIEISTPDADFLEIDTCILENEKPIVALFHGLEGSADRYYIGNLMRELQAIGFSSAALNFRGCGSKMNEQPRFYHSGETEDYRTFFNWISKAYPSKKIYAIGFSLGANALVKYLGEEGHQSQVCRAVAVSPPYDLKAGSLKLQEGFNRIYEINFLKTLVEKLEQKRRKIPEMPEFTGKTIYEFDDQVTAKLHGFEGADDYYHQCSSKHFYKDVKTDLLVVHSKEDTLCPIEFAPFKTIEKNRFIQTCFTEEGGHVGFLSSNPGWLFRIILKWLNA, from the coding sequence ATGCAACAGAACAAGAATATCCAATCTGAAATTTTACTGGAACCTTTTGAGTCCGTTTGGTGGGCATGGAATGCGCATGTTCACACTATTGTAGCATCGCAATTTTCGAAGGTGGTGAAACCTGATCACAAGCGAATTGAGATATCAACACCGGATGCTGATTTTTTGGAAATTGATACTTGCATACTGGAAAATGAAAAGCCAATTGTTGCCTTGTTTCATGGCCTGGAAGGTTCTGCTGATCGCTATTACATAGGGAATTTGATGAGGGAATTGCAGGCCATTGGATTTTCGTCTGCGGCCTTAAATTTTCGGGGATGTGGGAGTAAGATGAATGAACAGCCCCGTTTTTATCATTCGGGGGAAACAGAAGACTACCGAACATTTTTTAATTGGATTTCAAAGGCTTATCCCAGTAAAAAAATCTATGCCATTGGCTTCTCGCTGGGTGCTAATGCGTTGGTAAAGTATTTGGGGGAAGAAGGGCATCAGAGTCAGGTGTGCCGTGCTGTAGCAGTATCTCCGCCGTATGATTTGAAAGCCGGCTCGCTGAAATTACAAGAAGGGTTTAACCGTATATATGAAATCAATTTTTTAAAAACGCTGGTAGAAAAATTGGAGCAAAAGCGCAGAAAGATTCCGGAAATGCCGGAATTTACCGGAAAAACGATTTATGAATTTGACGACCAGGTTACAGCGAAGCTTCATGGATTTGAAGGGGCTGATGACTACTATCATCAGTGTTCAAGCAAGCATTTTTATAAAGACGTAAAAACAGATTTATTGGTCGTTCATAGTAAAGAGGATACCTTGTGTCCTATTGAGTTTGCTCCTTTTAAAACAATTGAAAAAAATCGTTTTATACAAACCTGCTTTACTGAAGAAGGTGGGCACGTAGGGTTTCTAAGCTCAAACCCGGGCTGGCTTTTTCGTATAATTCTAAAGTGGCTGAATGCATAG